The Mangrovivirga cuniculi genomic sequence TGGTGGATGCTTTGAGGGCCACAGTAGCAATTCCAACTGTAGTAACTCCATATCAAATCGATGACATTGAATATATTGACGGCGGGGTACTTAATCCGCTTCCGATCGATTGCCTTCCTCCCGGAGATTATGACTTAATAGTAGCTGTTGATATTAATTCCAGGATTACTTATCATCCACCAAAAGGATTTATACCTGATCCTCCCGAAGAAAGTAAAACGTTAATGATCTTTCAGAAAGCAGTTGCAAAGTGGTATAACAATGCAACAGGAGGAGATAGTTCTCCTAAAGAATCGAAAAAGCCTGCAAAAAAATTAGGAATGCTCGATTTAATGAAGGAGAGCATCGATTTGATGCAAAACCGCATTACTGAACTGACCATCAGTCAATATCCGGTCGATATATTGATCGAAGTTTCCAAAAAGGCAGGTTCAACGTTCGATTTTCACAGGGCGGAAGAATTTATTGCTCATGGTAAAGAGCTTATGTCTGAAAAGCTTGAAGAATATATGAAAAAGGAAGGTCAATTGTATGAATGAGGAAATTAGCTCATTTGGCAATACAGACATTTATTTGCTTGATCAAATATTGAAAGGCAGATTTAAAAGCACTGATAAAATTTTAGATATTGGTTGTGGAGAAGGAAGAAACTTAATCTGGTTTTTAAAAAATTCTTTTGACATACATGGCATAGATGTCAATCCTTCTGCTATTCAAATGCTACGTATATATTCTGCTTCTCTAAATGAAAAATACAGAAATGAAAAAGAGCGGTTTATGATTGGCTCTGCCGGAGATCTGCCTTTTGCCCCACATCAATTCGATGTCATATTACATAGTGCTGTTGCCCACTTTTCAGAAAATAAAAGTCAATTTCTTAACTGGTGGAAAGAAGCGCTAAGAGTATTGAAACCTGATGGAGTTTTTTTATGAGGACAGCCGTCAAATGTTTTATTGATAACGAAGATGAAGATGTGCCTTTTAATTTCATTCCTCAATATAGCCTTATAGAATCATTAGTTTCAAATCATGAACTGATTGAACCTCTTAAGATTGTGGAAGTCCCTGCAAAAAAAGAGAAATGGCGACTATTATTTTTAAAAAAAACCAACTATCACCAAGCTTGTAATATATTCGTAGATTTTGATTTAGCAGATAATTCTTTTTAATCTACTTTTATGCATTATTTTTATGAGGCTAGAATTTTTTAATTAACGGATCCTACTTTTATCAGATGATACGATTCAATTCTCTAAGGACAAGACTTATTGCTAGTTTTTTACTTGCATTCATTTTCAGTTTATTAATATTTATTTTTCTGGTTTGGGGAGACTTCTCTGCCAGAAAAAACATTCAGAACGGAATTGTTGCTACAGAAGAAATTAACTCGAGATTATCTATAGTAAAAAACAGTATTAATGAAGCGATTCCTTTAGCCGTTTTAAACAGAACAATAACATCTAACTCTCAAAGAGATGAGCAGGAGATTCTTAACCAGGCAAAAAACCATATAGTGGCAATTGATTCTTTATGGAAGGATCTTCCCGTTGAAGCACAAAAATATAAAACCTCATTTATTAATATAAAAAATGATTTAAATCAGATCATTACCAAAATTGGCTTGCTGGGTAAGGCCATTGATAACGAAGAGAAAATAGAAAGTAAAATTTCTCAGTTAAGTTTTGAAGCCGACTCACTTACAGGCCTAATTTCGCAGGAAGAGGTTAACTATAAGCTCGATCAGTTGTCTTCAAATATATCTTCTAACCCTGCCTGGTCCGCTTATTATCTGGAAAATATTGTAGAGAAACAAAATCAATTAAATGATGAACTAGAGGAAGTAGCAATCGGGCTCCATGAAATCCGGTTGCAAAAAACAGAAGAAACTCTGACTACTTTAGACAGAAGATTTTATATCGGCGGTTTTCTGACTTTCTTATTTGCAATTTTAGTTTCGGTTTTGACTTTTATCGTCCAAAAGAGTATCAACGGAATTATTGCC encodes the following:
- a CDS encoding class I SAM-dependent methyltransferase; its protein translation is MNEEISSFGNTDIYLLDQILKGRFKSTDKILDIGCGEGRNLIWFLKNSFDIHGIDVNPSAIQMLRIYSASLNEKYRNEKERFMIGSAGDLPFAPHQFDVILHSAVAHFSENKSQFLNWWKEALRVLKPDGVFL
- a CDS encoding patatin-like phospholipase family protein, translated to MSTKKVGLVLSSGGARGIAHIGVIEAIEEAGMEITGISGSSIGALIGAYYSSGHLKTYKDWVCSLDRVSVLRLMDITLNSRGFMRGEKVFRELEKFIPDVKIENLKIPVSITAVDFHGSKTKVFSTGSMVDALRATVAIPTVVTPYQIDDIEYIDGGVLNPLPIDCLPPGDYDLIVAVDINSRITYHPPKGFIPDPPEESKTLMIFQKAVAKWYNNATGGDSSPKESKKPAKKLGMLDLMKESIDLMQNRITELTISQYPVDILIEVSKKAGSTFDFHRAEEFIAHGKELMSEKLEEYMKKEGQLYE